From Salvia splendens isolate huo1 chromosome 16, SspV2, whole genome shotgun sequence, a single genomic window includes:
- the LOC121771756 gene encoding putative late blight resistance protein homolog R1B-16, whose translation MAYAALLSALQALKKATQQDFISNLFSIKHQITILDEKFCFLRDFLENDPPPASRDLTHILEGRIREAAYRAEDIIDFHIQNQIVPVPVPLTVSVPIPVTVKTSYWRTLSAFWRFLSLSDKQRRIKDFRADNCVKLCHVRADSCVKLYQEFQKVVDEVESILQQVELIKESREFESLHMNDHHPTGDADDVGCSRITPMAMVGFDDEMVEIKNQLCGGSSSLKIVSFVGMAGIGKTTLATNLFHDPLIEYHFHVRSWTTLSQDHQRPNILRSLLRSMTENLGLGLEEVDELVYKSLKGRRYLIVLDDMWSIEAWDDVKMLFPDDHNGSRVIITTRLADVAAYTNSGAYFHQMKFLNDEQSWDLLRGKVFEEDCPDELESVGKWIASNCRGLPLSIIVVAGLLKMDMRKHQWENIGRDVSLAVTEARGEEEEDERLPWKILSLSYNHLPHHLKPCFLSMAAFPEDYQIPVFNLITLWVAEGFLKPLESKSLEQAGEEYLEDLVNRSLVLVTMEGSNRKPRLCSIHDLLRDLCVKKAQEEKFLHPMIRIQESMKHKRRLWFSKSVECLHFKSAIATNPPARSVFCCSYKGEVLNGFNQLKILHILEVNFESFPCEILQLRRLKFIAFSSGFIRYCTLPPSLPKLEHLQSLIVSSSVKFSPHEYRAVAPLPIWDMPQLRHLVFLNITLSPAYGVLENLQTLSRVRNFIFSREAIERLPNLKRLKAIYTGHDPSLYELGNLIHLDKLETLNLFFAPSSRMERVEGVRFGVPLGIKKLTLGGCGISWEEMRGMIGSLVNLEVLKLEYLSVVGEEWVAVEGDFPMLKFLLMERLDLRCWMAEGVDFPSLQRLIIRHCSRLEGIPCGVGEIPTLEVIEVDHCTPMAADSAREILEEQVSMGNDALHVRVSPH comes from the coding sequence GCTTATCGAGCTGAAGACATCATAGATTTCCATATTCAGAACCAGATTGTCCCTGTGCCTGTCCCTCTCACTGTCTCTGTCCCTATCCCTGTCACTGTCAAGACAAGTTATTGGCGAACTCTCTCTGCTTTCTGGAGGTTCTTGTCGTTATCAGACAAGCAAAGGAGAATTAAGGATTTTCGAGCTGACAACTGTGTGAAGTTATGTCATGTTCGGGCTGACAGCTGTGTGAAGTTATATCAGGAGTTTCAGAAAGTGGTGGATGAAGTTGAGTCCATTTTGCAACAAGTGGAACTGATCAAGGAGAGTCGAGAATTTGAATCTTTGCATATGAATGATCACCACCCTACTGGTGATGCTGATGATGTTGGTTGCTCAAGAATCACACCAATGGCTATGGTTGGATTCGATGATGAAATGGTGGAAATCAAGAATCAGTTATGCGGAGGTTCATCCAGTCTCAAGATCGTTTCATTTGTAGGAATGGCCGGGATTGGTAAGACGACTTTAGCCACTAATCTTTTCCACGATCCGCTAATTGAGTATCACTTCCATGTCCGTTCTTGGACAACCTTATCACAAGATCATCAAAGGCCAAACATCCTCCGCAGCCTTCTTCGTTCGATGACTGAGAATCTAGGCCTGGGGTTGGAAGAAGTAGATGAGCTTGTGTACAAGAGTTTGAAGGGGAGAAGGTATCTCATTGTGTTGGATGATATGTGGAGTATTGAGGCGTGGGATGACGTGAAGATGCTGTTTCCAGATGATCACAATGGAAGCCGGGTCATCATAACCACGAGACTAGCTGATGTGGCAGCTTACACCAACTCTGGTGCCTATTTTCACCAGATGAAGTTCTTGAATGACGAGCAGAGCTGGGACCTTCTCCGTGGGAAGGTCTTCGAAGAAGACTGCCCTGATGAATTGGAAAGTGTTGGGAAATGGATAGCGAGCAACTGTCGCGGGCTTCCCCTTTCGATCATTGTGGTTGCAGGGCTTCTCAAGATGGACATGAGGAAGCATCAATGGGAGAATATCGGGAGGGATGTGAGTTTAGCTGTGACAGAAGCACGaggcgaagaagaagaagacgagcgTCTTCCATGGAAGATATTGTCTTTGAGCTACAACCATTTGCCTCATCATCTAAAGCCATGTTTCCTCTCCATGGCTGCTTTCCCAGAAGACTACCAAATCCCAGTTTTCAACCTCATAACCTTGTGGGTTGCTGAAGGCTTTCTCAAACCATTGGAGTCCAAAAGCTTAGAACAAGCGGGCGAAGAGTACTTGGAGGATCTTGTCAACAGAAGTCTAGTTCTGGTGACGATGGAAGGGTCTAACCGGAAGCCAAGATTATGCAGCATACATGATCTGTTGAGAGATCTATGTGTCAAGAAAGCTCAAGAAGAAAAATTCCTTCACCCCATGATTAGAATTCAAGAAAGCATGAAGCACAAGCGCCGCCTTTGGTTCTCCAAATCTGTGGAATGCCTCCATTTCAAGAGTGCGATCGCCACAAACCCCCCGGCCCGTTCTGTCTTCTGCTGCTCTTACAAAGGTGAGGTGCTCAATGGCTTTAACCAGCTCAAGATACTTCACATTCTTGAAGTGAACTTCGAGTCCTTTCCTTGTGAGATACTTCAACTCCGTCGTCTCAAGTTTATAGCTTTCTCGAGTGGATTCATTCGCTATTGCACACTTCCTCCATCACTGCCTAAACTTGAGCATCTGCAGAGCTTGATTGTGAGTTCATCAGTTAAGTTTAGTCCACATGAGTATAGGGCAGTTGCACCTTTGCCAATTTGGGACATGCCACAGCTCAGACATCTTGTGTTTCTTAACATAACCTTGTCTCCTGCTTATGGTGTCTTAGAAAACCTACAAACACTATCAAGAGTGAGAAACTTCATCTTCAGTAGAGAGGCCATTGAGAGGCTTCCAAATTTGAAGAGACTGAAAGCTATCTACACTGGTCATGACCCTTCGTTATATGAGCTTGGTAATCTCATCCATCTGGATAAACTCGAGACGTTGAATCTGTTCTTCGCCCCATCTTCGCGAATGGAACGTGTTGAGGGTGTTAGGTTCGGTGTGCCCCTAGGGATCAAGAAGCTGACTCTTGGGGGGTGTGGGATTtcttgggaagaaatgaggggTATGATAGGTTCTTTGGTGAATCTTGAAGTGCTCAAACTGGAGTATTTGAGTGTTGTGGGTGAGGAGTGGGTGGCTGTGGAGGGGGACTTCCCTATGCTGAAATTCTTGCTCATGGAGAGGCTTGATCTCAGGTGTTGGATGGCTGAGGGTGTAGATTTCCCGAGCCTCCAGCGCCTGATCATCAGGCATTGCTCGAGGCTCGAGGGTATCCCTTGTGGTGTTGGAGAAATACCAACGCTTGAAGTGATCGAGGTGGATCATTGCACGCCCATGGCCGCGGATTCGGCGAGGGAGATACTCGAGGAGCAAGTGAGTATGGGAAATGATGCCCTCCATGTTCGTGTTAGCCCTCATTAG